The DNA region CCCATCATCTCCCTTCCTGTGAAGCCACTGCGTCACAGAAAATAACTACAGCCGCCTTTACCCGCCCCGCACCTCCTTTAACAATTACTTACGGCTAAGAAATAGTAAACCGGCTGAGCCGGCATTACTTAGCAAGATGAATACTACTACCTAAAAAAATTTTTTCTAAATATCAAAATATTTTTATATCTATGTTTTTCTCCATCAAGCATCAAATTCCTCCTTCATTTTACAGAAAATTTGCTTCACATAATATTTTCAGCACAATACCTATTGCATAATTCTCTATATTTTGAATTTATTTTTGCCAAGCACCCCGTACGTATAAAAGCTTCCTGCGAAAGGATAAAATCATACCCTTCCGCAGGAAGCTTGGAATTGCATTGCCCCGAATCCATTAATATTTACGAAGTCCGACAAAATCGGCAACTGCCAATAAAGACTGCCGGGTATCATCCGTCAAGGCTTTAGGCAGCACCTGCCGTGCCTTCGCCAAATAATCCGCCACCCGGCTGTAGGAATATTCAACCGCTTCGGTTGCATGAATAATGGTCAGACCCCGTTTCACCATATCTTCCGGCATGTCCCTGGTTATCAAAATATTACGCAATTCTTCTTTATCCGGGCTTTTCTCCAAGGCATAAATAACCGGTAAAGTAATAATTCCCTGACGCAAATCATTGCCGGCCGGCTTGCCAAGCTGCTCGGACGATGCCGTCACATCCAGGATATCATCGGTAATCTGAAACGCCATTCCAATATCATATCCATACTCCCGTACGGCCTGTACATTCTCCGCTGCTAAGCCGGCGGACAATCCTCCCAGTTCACAGCTGGCCGCAATAAAATCAGCCGTCTTTTTGGCAATACGCACCAGATATTCCGGTTCCGACTGTCCCGGGTTAAAAGAATCCCGGTTTTGGATAATTTCCCCTTCGCACATGGAGCAAATGACATCTGTCAGCACTTTGAGCCGAATACTGTCTACATGGGTTGCCACCAAAGAAAAAGCTTTGGCAAAAAGATAGTCGCCTGTAAGTACCGGCAGCTGATTATTCCATTGAGCATTCGCTGTCGGCCGGCCGCGACGGGTCATAGCGTTGTCAATGACATCATCATGTACCAGCGTAGCCATATGAATCAGTTCAATAGAGATGGCCATCGGCATAATATCGGCCAATGTCCCGTTCCCATCCCGGGCACAGATCAGATATAAAGCGGGACGCAGCCGTTTACCACCCGCTTGCACCAAATGATTACTAATATCGGTTATTAAATCTACCGGAGAGTGTATTACAGAAAGCAGTTCTTCTTCCAGCAATTCCAGATCACTTTGTACCGTACTAAACATCTTTTTATTCACTATCGTATCACCTACAAGCAAAGTCTGTTTCTATAATACACTATTTCCCTATTTAAAGTCTACCTATTTCTTTTTCTCCGTCCGGATTACGCGATCCGATCACACCATTTGACAGGAAAATTTATATACTGCCCATATCCGCCTGGTTTTCCTCGCTGAAATAGCGCATGCTGGCTTTTTTCCATTCCCGGGTGCTGAACAGCATTATGTAGTCCTTTATGTTTGCAGCCTGAGCAAGCTCCGCCGCCATCATTTTACATTCCTGCCGGGTATGGGCATGCAGCATGATATAAAAATTATAGGGCCAGTCTGCCTGGGGCAACCGGGTATAGCAGTGAGTTACCGCCTCGCTGGCTATAAATAGTTCCCCGATTTCATCCCTCCGGCTTTCCGGTACAATCCAAGCGCAAAGGGCATTGGCAGCATAGCCGACAATACGATGGCGCAGTACCGCCCCCATTTTTCGCATCTTGCCTGTCTCACGATAAGATTTCAGGCGCCGCAGCAGCTCTGTTTCACTGATTCCCAGCCGCTCCGCCAATTCCCGGTAAGGTTCGGCCACAATCGGTAAATCAGCCTGCATAGCGGCAATAATTTTTTTATCCAATGCGTCTAACATGACAAAACCTCGCTATCTTTACTGCAAGTTGAACCGGACACTCACTTTAAACTTCTTCGTTGCCGGTAAACTAATGAGCTTATCCACCCCGGTTAACCCTTTAATCCGGGCCAAAATTTTCTCCATAACAGCCTGGTTGGAGGCCAGCAGGGCAAACCATAAATTATAGAAGCCATCCCGCTCGTAGTTATGGGTAACGCCGCTGTACTGATTAATTGTCTCCGCTACCTCCCGCATATGTGCTGGTTGTACCCGCACCGCCACTAACGTACCGACATAGCCCAGCCGATCCGAATCAAAAAAAGGGCCGATGCGCCGGATATAGCCATGTGCTTTCAGATATTGCAGCCGTTCTATCACATACGCTTCTTCAACCTGCAGCTGCTCTGCTAAAATAGCGAATGGCCGGCTGGCTATCGGCAGATCGGTTTGAATAATATTGAGCAATGCCTTGTCAAATACAGTCAGCATAACATACTCCTCTTCCCTCGCTTATCGCAGCGTTTAAAAACAATGATGGTTACAAGTGACTCTTGCCCTTTCAAAAAGGAGGACAACCTGCGCGTCCTCCCTAGCTTGTATTTTATTCTAACAAAAGATCGCCAATCGCGTCAAGTAAACGTAAGCGTCCTAACCCATTAACAGAAGAATAAGCCAGGATATCATCATCAGCCAGCTCTAATCCTGTTTTTATGCTCATTACCTGTTGTTTCAGCGCCGAACGGCTGATCTTATCGGATTTAGTCGCAATGACCTTTACGGGAAGGTGATTTTCCCTAAGCCAGCGATAGGTGTAGATATCGCTCTCCATAGGGGGATGCCGGATATCGATCAACTGGCAGATTAACTTTAGCCGGGGCGATTGCAATAAATATTCTTCAATAAACTTCGCCCACTGCCGCCGACTGGCCTGACCGGCCCGGGCGTAGCCGTAACCGGGCAGATCCACAAAATAAAATTCCCGGCGCTCTTCGCTGCGCTTAACCGCCAGCCGGTAAAAATTAATCGTCTGGGTTTTCCCCGGTGTCCCGCTGGTTCGCGCCAATCCGTTATGCCGTGATAGGGAATTGAGCAAGGAAGACTTCCCCACATTGGAACGGCCAATAAAGGCGATCTCAGGCAGATTCTCTGCCGGATACTGATCTGCCCGTACCGCAGATGCCATATATCTGGCATTCAGCACATTCACAGCACTCTCCTCAGACACTTTCCGTCACCAGGGCCCGATCCAGCACTTCGTCCATCTGCTCAACCAGAAAAAATTCCATATGACGCTTGATATTAGCCGGGATATCGTCAATATCCCGCTTGTTTTCTTTCGGCAGAATAATTTTATTGATTCCCACCCGATGGGCGGCCAATACTTTTTCCTTGATACCGCCGACCGGAAGCACCCTGCCCCGCAAAGTGATTTCACCGGTCATGGCAATATCGCTGCGAACCGGTTTGGCGGTTAGAGCTGAAACCATAGCCGTAGCCATGGTGATACCGGCAGACGGACCGTCTTTGGGAATCGCCCCTTCCGGCAGATGAATATGAATATCATTTTTTTCATAAAATTCTTCATCAATTCCCAGTTCTTTTACCCGGCTGCGAATGTAACTGAATCCGGCCTGAGCCGATTCCTTCATCACATCTCCCAGCTGCCCGGTAAGCATCAATTTCCCTTTGCCCCGCATGATGGACACTTCGGTAGACAGCACTTCGCCGCCCACTTCCGTCCAGGCCAGTCCGGTAGTCACCCCCACCTGCTGATCCTGTTCCGCCTGAGTGTGGCGAAATTTAGGCGCACCGAGAAAGGTATGCAGATTCTGGGCAGTAATCTTCACACTGGTTTTTTTATGCTGAACAATCTGGCGGGCCACTTTGCGGCACAAATTGGCAATACTGCGTTCCAGACTGCGAACTCCGGCTTCACGGGTATAATCGGCAATGATTTTTTGCAACGTTCCTTCTGTAAAAACAATCTGCCTGTCATTCAATCCATGCTCCCGAGTCTGCTTGGCAATCAGGTAGCGCTGGGCAATCTGAACTTTTTCCTCTTCGGTATATCCGGGAATACTGATAATTTCCATGCGGTCACGCAGCGGTCTGGGAATATTATGCATCACATTCGCAGTAACCACCCAAAGTACCCCGGACAAATCAAAGGGAAGTTCCACATAATGATCACTAAACGTGTTATTCTGTTCCGGATCCAATACTTCCAATAAGGCGGAAGAAGGATCCCCACGGAAGTCGGCACTCATCTTGTCGACTTCGTCAAGCAAAAACACTGGGTTTTTTGATCCGGCATTCCGTATCCCCTGAATGATCCGCCCCGGCAATGCGCCGACATAAGTGCGACGGTGACCGCGTATCTCCGCTTCATCCCGTACCCCTCCCAAGGACACCCGGACAAAATTTCGTCCCATAGACCGGGCGATAGAACGGGCCAGAGAGGTTTTCCCCACTCCGGGCGGTCCCACCAGGCAGAGAATCGGCCCCTTCATTTTTGCCGTAAGTTTACGAATAGACAAGTATTCCAAAATCCGCTCTTTTACCTTTTCCAAGCCATAATGATCATCGTCCAGGATGGTTTCAGCCACTCCCACATCCAGGTTATCGACAGTTTCTTTCGCCCATGGCAGCGCCAGGAGCCAGTCCAAATACGTGCGGATTACCGCACTTTCTGCCGCCATAAGCGGCATTTTTTCCAGCCGGTCGATCTCTTTATTAATCTTTTCCGCCACTTCTTTGGAAAGTTCCCGTTCTTTCGCTTTGCTGCGATATTCTTCCACTTCCGTTGTCCGGTCGTCTTTATCTCCCAGTTCTTTTTGAATGGCTTTCAACTGTTCCCGCAAATAATATTCTTTTTGGGTTTTTTCCATTTGTTTGCGCACCCGCACATTGATCTTCTTCTCCAGTTCGAGAATTTCCATTTCCCGCCCCAGAATTTCGCATAATTTTTCCAATCTGTCTTTCACATCAATGGCATCCAGCAAGGCTTGCTTATCCTCGATTTTAAGGGCCAAATGACTGGCGATGAGATCGGTCAAACGCCCCGGTTCTTCTACAACGACCACTGAAACCAATGTCTCCGGTGGGATTTTTTTACTCAGTTTCACCCATTGTTCAAACTGATGAATAGCTGTCCTGGTTAAGGCTTCAATTTCAGGAGTTTTTGCCCCTGTCTCGTCAAACTGATCAATTTCTGCCTTATAAAAGGGTTCCAGCGCAACGTAATCAACGATCTTGGCGCGATAGAGGCCTTCTACCAGCACCCGGATGGTGCCGCCGGGAAGTTTTAACAGCTGTTTGATTTCAGCAACAGTTCCTACCTGAAAGATTTCGTCCTCCCCCGGCGCATCATTTTGCGCATCTTTTTGCGCTGCCAGCATAATCAGCCGGTCATGAACCATCGCCTCCTCCAGCGCGCTAATGGATTTTTCCCTTCCCACATCAAGATGAATAATCATATATGGAAATACTAAAATGCCTCTTAACGGCAGTAGTGGTATAGTGCGTTTGTTATTTGCCATTCATTTACAGCCTCCTGTTTACCTGATCTGTTTCTATTTTCAGCTTCTACCATTATAAATATTCTTACACAATGTTCAAAATCCTTTTTACGCCGCTGTTTATACAGAAAAAAGGCGAGATCGTTCCCCGCCTGTCTCATGCCAATAACTGCTGTTATTGGCATGAGCAGCATAACGCTCTCGCTTTTTAACCAGCTGATTTCATCTTGCTATTCCCGGAAAGCTAAAGAACCGCTGCCTCCCGCTATCAACTGTCTTACATCGTCACCCCGGCGGCCGCCAAAATATCGTTCTGATTTTTCACGACTTCCAGGTGGACTCCATCGCCCATTTTGAGTAAGGAATGCTGCAACGCCTCCTCAATGGTGTCAATCGGAATGACTTCGACATCCATCGTGCGATAATTTTCCTGCCAGTTCTCTCTGGGAATGAGTACCCGCTTAGCCCCCGCCTGCCTGGCCGCCGCTATCTTGGCATTTACACCACCGACAGGTTTTACCAGCCCTCGGATCGATAGTTCACCGGTCATGGCAATCTGATTATCAATAGGGAGGCCGGAAACCGCAGAATAAACCGATACTGCAACCGTGATGCCGGCTGATGGTCCGTCAATGGGGCCGCTGCCGGGGAAATTGACGTGAATGTCATATTTATGCGGATCAATCCTAAACCGGTTGGACAAAACCGTCAGGACATTGTCCATTGAGCCCTTTGCCATGCTTTTGCGCCGCATAGTTCGCCCCGGCATGCCAATCTCTTCTTCATCAACTACCCCGGTAACCGTCAGTTTTCCAGTGCCATATGCATTGGCAGCAGCAGAAACTTCAACCTCCATAATGGTGCCGATATTGGCCCCATATACTGCCAGTCCATTGGCAAATCCCACCTGGGGCTTTGCTGAAATCTTTTTTTCGGGACGGGGATTATACTGGCCGAAATTCACTACCCATTCGATATCGGTGCCGGTAATCAACTGGCGGTGCTCATTCAGAACAATGCCGGCGGCAATCTGAATGATATTCACCGCATCCCGGCCATTGCCCGCATAGCTTTTAATTACCCCTACCGCACTGCTCTCTATAGTAAAATTTATTTTTTCTACCGCATTCATGGCGACAATGGCAATCTCCTCCGGCAGCAAGGGCCGGAAAAAAATTTCCACGCAACGGGAACGAATAGCCGGCGGTATGTCCTGGGGCATTCGGGTCGTTGCGCCTACCAACCGGAAATCAGCCGGTAATCCGTTTTGAAACATATCATGAATATGGCTGGGAATGTTAGTATCTTCGCTGTTATAATAGGAACTTTCCAGAAATACCCGGCGATCTTCCAGAACTTTCAGCAGCTTATTCATCTGAATATGATGAAGTTCGCCGATCTCGTCAATAAACAGGAGCCCGC from Veillonellales bacterium includes:
- a CDS encoding polyprenyl synthetase family protein produces the protein MNKKMFSTVQSDLELLEEELLSVIHSPVDLITDISNHLVQAGGKRLRPALYLICARDGNGTLADIMPMAISIELIHMATLVHDDVIDNAMTRRGRPTANAQWNNQLPVLTGDYLFAKAFSLVATHVDSIRLKVLTDVICSMCEGEIIQNRDSFNPGQSEPEYLVRIAKKTADFIAASCELGGLSAGLAAENVQAVREYGYDIGMAFQITDDILDVTASSEQLGKPAGNDLRQGIITLPVIYALEKSPDKEELRNILITRDMPEDMVKRGLTIIHATEAVEYSYSRVADYLAKARQVLPKALTDDTRQSLLAVADFVGLRKY
- a CDS encoding AsnC family transcriptional regulator yields the protein MLDALDKKIIAAMQADLPIVAEPYRELAERLGISETELLRRLKSYRETGKMRKMGAVLRHRIVGYAANALCAWIVPESRRDEIGELFIASEAVTHCYTRLPQADWPYNFYIMLHAHTRQECKMMAAELAQAANIKDYIMLFSTREWKKASMRYFSEENQADMGSI
- the yihA gene encoding ribosome biogenesis GTP-binding protein YihA/YsxC yields the protein MNVLNARYMASAVRADQYPAENLPEIAFIGRSNVGKSSLLNSLSRHNGLARTSGTPGKTQTINFYRLAVKRSEERREFYFVDLPGYGYARAGQASRRQWAKFIEEYLLQSPRLKLICQLIDIRHPPMESDIYTYRWLRENHLPVKVIATKSDKISRSALKQQVMSIKTGLELADDDILAYSSVNGLGRLRLLDAIGDLLLE
- the lon gene encoding endopeptidase La, translating into MANNKRTIPLLPLRGILVFPYMIIHLDVGREKSISALEEAMVHDRLIMLAAQKDAQNDAPGEDEIFQVGTVAEIKQLLKLPGGTIRVLVEGLYRAKIVDYVALEPFYKAEIDQFDETGAKTPEIEALTRTAIHQFEQWVKLSKKIPPETLVSVVVVEEPGRLTDLIASHLALKIEDKQALLDAIDVKDRLEKLCEILGREMEILELEKKINVRVRKQMEKTQKEYYLREQLKAIQKELGDKDDRTTEVEEYRSKAKERELSKEVAEKINKEIDRLEKMPLMAAESAVIRTYLDWLLALPWAKETVDNLDVGVAETILDDDHYGLEKVKERILEYLSIRKLTAKMKGPILCLVGPPGVGKTSLARSIARSMGRNFVRVSLGGVRDEAEIRGHRRTYVGALPGRIIQGIRNAGSKNPVFLLDEVDKMSADFRGDPSSALLEVLDPEQNNTFSDHYVELPFDLSGVLWVVTANVMHNIPRPLRDRMEIISIPGYTEEEKVQIAQRYLIAKQTREHGLNDRQIVFTEGTLQKIIADYTREAGVRSLERSIANLCRKVARQIVQHKKTSVKITAQNLHTFLGAPKFRHTQAEQDQQVGVTTGLAWTEVGGEVLSTEVSIMRGKGKLMLTGQLGDVMKESAQAGFSYIRSRVKELGIDEEFYEKNDIHIHLPEGAIPKDGPSAGITMATAMVSALTAKPVRSDIAMTGEITLRGRVLPVGGIKEKVLAAHRVGINKIILPKENKRDIDDIPANIKRHMEFFLVEQMDEVLDRALVTESV
- the lonB gene encoding ATP-dependent protease LonB, translated to MTLCIHISQVSSGYSGWEKEAGERRIRGEVDYAVNIITVIQFFFAVVIGMYFWNLLKSQQGNRVAVERESQKEMEKLKKLREISLTEPLAEKTRPGSFAEIIGQDEGLKALRAALCGPNPQHVLIYGPPGVGKTAAARLILAEARRNPLSPFGQAAKFIEMDATTARFDERGIADPLIGTVHDPIYQGAGSFGIAGIPQPKPGAVTKAHGGLLFIDEIGELHHIQMNKLLKVLEDRRVFLESSYYNSEDTNIPSHIHDMFQNGLPADFRLVGATTRMPQDIPPAIRSRCVEIFFRPLLPEEIAIVAMNAVEKINFTIESSAVGVIKSYAGNGRDAVNIIQIAAGIVLNEHRQLITGTDIEWVVNFGQYNPRPEKKISAKPQVGFANGLAVYGANIGTIMEVEVSAAANAYGTGKLTVTGVVDEEEIGMPGRTMRRKSMAKGSMDNVLTVLSNRFRIDPHKYDIHVNFPGSGPIDGPSAGITVAVSVYSAVSGLPIDNQIAMTGELSIRGLVKPVGGVNAKIAAARQAGAKRVLIPRENWQENYRTMDVEVIPIDTIEEALQHSLLKMGDGVHLEVVKNQNDILAAAGVTM